A genomic region of Cannabis sativa cultivar Pink pepper isolate KNU-18-1 chromosome 1, ASM2916894v1, whole genome shotgun sequence contains the following coding sequences:
- the LOC133034250 gene encoding uncharacterized protein LOC133034250, translated as MALYSVHHELRGTRFIIHGWETQKERGNEPVKKDVTPEPNDNAVGWRNFFNANYKALRAAEKGLTEKEATDKLKVQYKGFTDEEKSEWRSYDPNPNPAKKAVQTRGRKPKASDAKGKKVEVDEEEGAPDSEEASVYGRCSFNRLMRICKNLNLEQKDVIQNAGFGSFIREDAPYVDTRLVSWLIKHVDPTTSILDLYGRKIHLSAAMFGDVMGVDDGGDPVVTEGDSDTRYLEEILNVVEYTVSLTMLEKSLLECVEADSLFLIKFSLVVIGTVLAPKTGVDITSGYLHSLRVTRDIRHKNWATAGFRYLMNSIFRFRNKATKNVSGCTLFLQLVYLTHVEWNFGYVDRTVLPVDFWGSKQCKSAYKFVKDNGGPNSDKITLTSNPVILPNYYSDSEGRKSSDHFVSSINELKEYISNELKSQLRSFSLKFMDKGEGVGGIDRELEEDAAAETGKKAECSQAVEESPLKSPVRSKTNVVGLSDENVVDSVSTPSLSVTKSVEDEGAAHKTFDDEDFDILEVASFWNKGKAPVKSKKSQSENVPLIEDDFNDKAYEQFIESGRTVVGPFKTKEAIPRNQYGFYKFIFSNTLDPGYVLAKFRKFEVDRRCMASLRPLREVEGSIIDCFSILMNKYERDSRLPDQPRVWYMPTRISQKTLGSFNVKRIAKDREWSKLFYEDNFEKCVKMFVPVLTLEGAPHWFGAEVNMKSKVVSFMDSLHTAMNEKYRVEATKEMLSTLDLLFEENRSKNVTFVDFRIDGERSRASSTRQ; from the exons ATGGCTTTGTACTCTGTTCATCATGAATTAAGAGGTACAAG GTTCATCATACATGGCTGGGAAACGCAAAAGGAAAGGGGAAATGAACCCGTAAAGAAGGATGTCACCCCCGAGCCGAACGATAATGCGGTTGGTTGGAgaaatttctt CAATGCGAACTACAAAGCCCTTCGAGCAGCTGAGAAGGGATTAACTGAGAAAGAG GCTACCGACAAATTAAAAGTGCAATATAAAGGTTTCACCGACGAGGAGAAGTCTGAGTGGAGAAGCTATGACCCTAACCCTAATCCCGCTAAGAAGGCTGTGCAAACAAGGGGGAGGAAACCAAAGGCGAGTGATGCcaaggggaagaaagtggaGGTGGATGAGGAAGAGGGTGCTCCTGATAGTGAAGAAGCATCTGTGTACGGTCGATGCTCCTTCAACCGTTTAATGAGGATTTGCAAGAACCTGAACCTGGAGCAGAAAGATGTGATCCAAAATGCTGGATTTGGATCATTCATCAGAGAGGATGCACCATACGTTGACACCCGACTAGTGAGTTGGTTAATCAAACATGTTGACCCAACCACTAGCATACTGGATTTGTATGGGAGGAAAATTCACTTATCTGCCGCGATGTTCGGAGATGTTATGGGGGTGGACGACGGAGGGGATCCTGTAGTCACCGAGGGTGATAGTGACACTCGATATCTGGAGGAGATATTGAACGTTGTCGAGTACACCGTGTCCTTGACAATGTTGGAGAAATCTTTGTTGGAGTGCGTTGAGGCAGACAGCCTATTTCTCATTAAATTTTCTTTGGTGGTCATAGGGACAGTCCTTGCGCCGAAAACGGGGGTCGATATCACTTCGGGGTACTTGCACTCCCTTAGGGTTACCAGGGACATTCGCCACAAGAACTGGGCGACTGCGGGGTTCAGGTATCTGATGAACTCAATTTTCAGATTCCGAAATAAGGCGACGAAGAATGTATCTGGCTGCACCTTATTCCTCCAG TTGGTGTACTTGACTCACGTGGAGTGGAACTTTGGATATGTCGACCGAACAGTGCTCCCCGTTGATTTTTGGGGTAGTAAACAATGTAAGTCCGCTTACAAATTTGTGAAAGACAATGGGGGTCCCAACAGCGACAAG ATAACGCTCACTTCGAATCCCGTAATACTGCCCAACTACTACTCGGACTCGGAAGGAAGAAAGAGCAGTGACCACTTTGTCAGCTCTATCAACGAGTTGAAGGAGTACATCTCGAATGAGTTAAAGTCTcagttgagatcattttctttgaaatttatgGACAAAGGAGAAGGTGTAGGTGGTATTGACCGAGAGTTGGAGGAGGATGCTGCTGCGGAAACGGGGAAGAAGGCGGAGTGCAGCCAGGCCGTGGAGGAGTCCCCGTTGAAGTCCCCTGTCCGTTCGAAGACTAATGTTGTTGGTCTATCCGACGAAAATGTGGTGGATTCTGTAAGTACGCCTTCACTATCTGTTACAAAATCTGTTGAAGATGAAGGTGCTGCACATAAGACCTTCGACGATGAGGACTTTGATATACTCGAAGTGGCATCTTTCTGGAATAAAGGCAAAGCCCCCGTCAAATCAAAGAAGTCACAGTCGGAGAATGTGCCTTTAATTGAGGATGACTTCAACGATAAGGCGTACGAGCAATTCATTGAGTCGGGCAGAACTGTTGTCGGGCCATTCAAGACGAAGGAAGCGATCCCCCGTAACCAATATGggttttacaagtttatttttagCAACACGTTAGATCCGGG ATATGTGCTTGCGAAATTTCGAAAGTTTGAAGTGGATAGGAGGTGCATGGCATCGTTGCGACCGTTGCGAGAAGTTGAGGGATCC ATCATTGACTGTTTTTCTATACTAATGAACAAGTACGAACGTGATAGTCGATTACCTGACCAACCTCGTGTTTGGTACATGCCCACTCGCATCTCG CAAAAAACTCTCGGTTCGTTTAATGTGAAGAGGATTGCGAAAGACCGGGAGTGGTCAAAACTGTTTTACGAAGACAACTTCGAAAAATGCGTCAAG ATGTTTGTGCCGGTGTTGACTCTAGAAGGTGCACCACATTGGTTTGGTGCCGAAGTAAATATGAAGTCGAAGGTTGTCTCATTTATGGACTCCCTACACACCGCAATGAATGAGAAGTATCGTGTGGAGGCTACGAAAGAAATG TTGTCGACGTTGGACCTTTTGTTTGAGGAGAATAGGTCGAAGAATGTGACTTTCGTGGATTTCAGAATTGACGGGGAAAGATCGCGGGCTTCCTCAACAAGACAATGA
- the LOC115706357 gene encoding brefeldin A-inhibited guanine nucleotide-exchange protein 2, translating into MASSEVDSRLSQVVSPALDRIIKNASWRKHAKLAHECKSVVEKLSSKQQSSPGADSEGDTSGPGPLHDGGSTEYSLADSESILSPLINAASSGVLKIADPAVDCVQKLIAHGYLRGEADPSGEAEGKLLSKLIESVCKCHDLGDDQMELAVLKTLLSAVTSISLRIHGDCLLQIVRTCYDIYLGSKNVVNQTTAKASLIQMLVIVFRRMEADSSTVPIQPIVVAELMEPIEKSDVDGSMTMFVQGFITKIMQDIDGVLNPVTPSTLGGHDGAFETTTVETTNPTDLLDSTDKDMLDAKYWEISMYKTALEGRKGELADGEGERDDDLEVQIGNKLRRDAFLVFRALCKLSMKTPPKEALADPQLMKGKIVALELLKILLENAGAVFRTSERFLGAIKQYLCLSLLKNSASTLMIVFQLSCSIFISLVSRFRAGLKAEIGVFFPMIVLRVLENVAQPNFQQKMIVLRFLEKLCFDSQILVDIFINYDCDVNSSNIFERMVNGLLKTAQGVPPGGVTTLLPPQDATMKLEAMKCLVAVLKSMGDWMNKQLRIPDPHSTKKIEYAENSTELGSPPLANGNGDEPVEGSDSHSEASSETSDALTIEQRRAYKLELQEGISLFNRKPKKGIEFLINANKVGNSPEEIAAFLKNASDLNKTLIGDYLGEREELSLKVMHAYVDSFDFQGMEFDEAIRTFLQGFRLPGEAQKIDRIMEKFAERYCKCNPKVFTSADTAYVLAYSVIMLNTDAHNPMVKNKMSADDFIRNNRGIDDGKDLPEEYLRSLFDRISRNEIKMKGDDLAPQQIQSVNPNRLLGLDSILNIVIRKRDDKHMETSDDLYRHMQEQFKEKARKSESVYYAATDVVILRFMTEVCWAPMLAAFSVPLDQSDDEVIIALCLEGFRYAIHVTAVMSMKTHRDAFVTSLAKFTSLHSPADIKQKNIDAIKSIVTIADEDGNYLQEAWEHILTCVSRFEHLHLLGEGAPPDATFFAFQQNESDKSKQTKSTILPVLKKKGPGRMQYAAATVMRGSYDSAGIGSNASVTSEQMTSLVSNLNMLEQVGSSEMNRIYTRSQKLNSEAIVDFVKALCKVSMEELRSASDPRVFSLTKIVEIAHYNMNRIRLVWSSIWHVLSDFFVTIGCSENLSIAIFAMDSLRQLSMKFLDREELANYNFQNEFMKPFVIVMRKSSAVEIRELIIRCVSQMVLSRVNNVKSGWKSMFMVFTTAAYDDHKNIVLLAFEITEKIIRDYFPYITETETTTFTDCVNCLVAFTNSRFNKDISLNAISFLQFCATKLAQGDLGSCARNNVKDGSLLNSPHSPQAGKDGKEDNREINDKDDNLYFWFPLLAGLSELSFDPRPEIRKSALQVLFETLRNHGHLFSLPLWERVFESVLFPIFDYVRHAIDPSGENSPDGEDGDTGELDQDAWLYETCTLALQLVVDLFVKFYSTVNPLLKKVLTLLVSFIKRPHQSLAGIGIAAFVRLMSNAGVLFSDEKWLEVVLSLKDAANSTLPDFSFISGEDAIVRNIEVSSSRENNGEAAVSGIPDEDSERSRTQHLYACISDVKCRAAVQLLLIQAVMEIYNMYRSHFSAKNILVLFSALQDVASHAHKINSNTTLRSKLQEFGSMTQMQDPPLLRLENESYQMCLTLLQNLIEDKSPSYEESEVESHLVGLCQEVLQFYIESSQFGQISESSASGQPHWKIPLGSGRRRELAARAPLIVATLHAICGLGETSFENNLAHFFPLLSNLISCEHGSNEVQAALSDMLSSSVGPILLRSC; encoded by the exons ATGGCTTCTTCGGAAGTCGATTCCCGTCTGAGCCAGGTGGTGTCCCCAGCCCTAGACCGCATCATCAAGAACGCATCATGGCGCAAGCATGCCAAGCTTGCTCACGAGTGCAAATCCGTTGTCGAGAAGCTCAGTTCCAAACAGCAGTCTAGTCCAGGTGCGGATTCCGAGGGAGATACATCTGGCCCAGGCCCCTTACACGATGGAGGCTCGACGGAGTACTCACTCGCTGATTCCGAGTCCATTCTCAGTCCTCTGATTAACGCCGCCTCCTCCGGCGTTCTTAAGATCGCCGATCCAGCCGTTGATTGTGTTCAGAAGCTTATTGCCCATGGCTACTTGAGAGGCGAGGCTGATCCTAGTGGGGAAGCGGAGGGAAAGCTGTTGTCGAAGTTGATTGAATCAGTGTGCAAATGCCACGATTTGGGCGATGACCAGATGGAGCTTGCGGTGTTGAAGACACTCTTATCGGCAGTCACTTCGATATCTTTGCGAATTCATGGGGATTGTTTGCTTCAGATTGTGAGAACTTGCTATGATATATATTTAGGGAGTAAGAATGTGGTCAACCAGACCACTGCCAAGGCATCATTGATCCAAATGTTGGTGATTGTGTTTAGGAGAATGGAAGCCGACTCGTCCACGGTTCCAATTCAGCCAATTGTTGTGGCAGAACTCATGGAACCAATTGAAAAGTCGGATGTGGATGGTTCGATGACGATGTTTGTTCAAGGATTTATAACGAAGATTATGCAGGACATTGATGGAGTTTTGAACCCTGTCACGCCTAGTACACTTGGTGGGCACGACGGTGCTTTCGAAACGACGACGGTGGAGACGACGAACCCAACAGATTTGTTAGATTCAACGGATAAGGATATGTTGGATGCCAAGTATTGGGAAATTAGTATGTATAAGACTGCTTTGGAAGGTAGGAAGGGGGAATTGGCAGACGGGGAGGGTGAGAGAGACGATGATTTGGAAGTTCAGATTGGGAACAAGTTGCGGCGAGATGCATTTCTGGTGTTCCGAGCTCTCTGTAAACTTTCCATGAAGACGCCTCCTAAGGAGGCATTGGCGGATCCTCAGTTGATGAAGGGAAAGATCGTCGCCTTGGAGTTGTTAAAGATTTTGCTAGAGAATGCAGGGGCTGTGTTTCGGACCAGTGAGAG GTTTTTAGGTGCAATTAAGCAATACTTGTGTCTCTCACTGTTGAAGAACAGCGCTTCAACTCTTATGATAGTTTTTCAGTTATCATGCTCTATCTTTATCAGTCTTGTGTCAAGATTTAGAGCTGGATTGAAAGCCGAAATTGGAGTGTTCTTCCCTATGATTGTTCTCAGAGTTCTGGAAAATGTTGCACAACCTAATTTTCAGCAGAAGATGATAGTGCTCCGATTTCTTGAGAAGCTCTGTTTTGATTCACAAATTTTGGTAGACATATTTATCAATTATGATTGTGATGTCAATTCATCGAACATATTTGAGAG GATGGTTAATGGACTTCTTAAAACTGCACAAGGTGTCCCTCCTGGTGGAGTCACCACGTTATTGCCTCCTCAGGATGCAACTATGAAGCTTGAAGCCATGAAGTGCTTGGTAGCTGTTTTGAAGTCTATGGGAGATTGGATGAACAAACAGTTGCGTATTCCAGATCCTCATTCTACCAAGAAAATTGAGTACGCTGAAAATAGTACTGAACTGGGGAGTCCTCCCCTTGCGAATGGAAATGGTGACGAGCCCGTTGAAGGATCAGATTCTCATTCTGAAGCATCCAGTGAGACCTCTGATGCTTTGACAATTGAGCAACGTCGGGCATACAAGCTGGAACTTCAG GAAGGTATATCTCTTTTTAACCGGAAACCTAAGAAAGGGATTGAGTTCCTTATTAATGCAAATAAGGTGGGGAATTCACCAGAGGAGATTGCAGCTTTTCTTAAAAATGCTTCTGATTTGAACAAGACTTTGATTGGTGACTACCTTGGTGAAAGAGAAGAGTTGTCGTTAAAAGTGATGCATGCGTATGTGGattcctttgattttcaaggAATGGAGTTTGATGAGGCAATCAGGACCTTTCTTCAAGGCTTTAGGCTGCCTGGTGAGGCACAGAAGATTGATCGTATCATGGAAAAGTTTGCTGAGCGGTATTGTAAGTGTAATCCAAAGGTTTTTACAAGTGCTGACACGGCCTATGTCCTTGCTTACTCTGTAATAATGCTCAACACAGATGCTCATAATCCTATGGTAAAGAACAAG ATGTCAGCAGATGATTTTATAAGAAACAATCGTGGCATTGATGATGGGAAGGATTTACCTGAGGAGTACCTGAGGTCATTATTTGATAGAATTTCAAGAAATGAGATAAAAATGAAAGGAGATGATTTGGCTCCCCAACAGATACAATCAGTTAATCCAAATAGACTTTTGGGATTGGATTCTATTTTGAATATTGTGATCCGTAAGCGGGATGACAAGCATATGGAGACAAGTGATGATCTCTACAGGCACATGCAAGAGCAATTCAAAGAAAAGGCACGCAAATCTGA GTCAGTTTATTATGCTGCAACAGACGTGGTGATTCTGAGATTCATGACTGAGGTCTGCTGGGCTCCTATGCTTGCTGCCTTCAGTGTTCCACTTGACCAAAGTGATGATGAAGTAATAATAGCTCTATGTCTAGAAGGCTTTCGTTATGCTATTCATGTAACCGCTGTTATGTCCATGAAGACCCATAGAGATGCCTTTGTCACATCTCTAGCGAAGTTTACTTCTCTCCACTCCCCTGCGGATATCAAGCAGAAAAACATTGATGCAATTAAG TCAATAGTGACAATAGCAGATGAGGATGGGAACTACTTACAGGAAGCTTGGGAGCATATTTTGACTTGTGTCTCCAGGTTTGAACATCTACATCTATTGGGAGAAGGTGCTCCTCCAGATGCCACGTTTTTTGCATTTCAACAGAATGAGTCAGATAAATCAAAACAAACTAAGTCAACCATCCTTCCTGTTTTAAAGAAAAAGGGGCCTGGGCGGATGCAGTATGCAGCTGCTACTGTGATGAGAGGTTCTTATGATAGTGCTGGCATTGGCAGCAATGCTTCTGTCACTTCTGAACAGATGACGAGTTTAGTTTCTAACTTGAACATGTTGGAACAAGTTGGAAGCTCTGAAATGAATCGGATTTACACACGGAGtcaaaagttgaacagtgaggCGATTGTTGACTTTGTCAAAGCTCTCTGCAAGGTCTCCATGGAAGAGTTGCGGTCTGCTTCCGATCCTCGGGTTTTTAGCCTTACAAAGATTGTCGAGATTGC GCACTATAATATGAACCGTATCAGGCTTGTGTGGTCTAGTATCTGGCATGTGCTCTCTGATTTCTTTGTAACGATTGGGTGCTCTGAAAACCTTTCTATTGCAATCTTTGCAATGGATTCATTGCGCCAGCTATCAATGAAATTCTTAGATAGAGAAGAGTTGGCCAATTATAATTTCCAGAATGAATTCATGAAGCCTTTTGTAATTGTAATGCGCAAAAGTAGTGCGGTTGAGATAAGAGAATTAATCATCAGATGTGTTTCACAAATGGTTCTGTCTCGTGTCAATAATGTCAAATCTGGATGGAAGAGCATGTTTATG GTATTCACAACTGCTGCTTATGATGATCACAAAAACATTGTACTCTTAGCCTTTGAAATAACTGAGAAAATTATCAGAGATTACTTCCCATATATTACTGAGACTGAAACAACCACCTTTACAGATTGTGTGAATTGTCTCGTTGCATTCACAAATAGTAGATTTAACAAAGACATTAGCCTCAATGCTATTTCTTTTCTTCAGTTCTGTGCAACAAAACTGGCTCAGGGAGATCTTGGGTCTTGTGCAAGGAACAATGTCAAAGATGGCTCTTTACTAAATTCTCCACATTCACCTCAAGCTGGTAAAGATGGAAAAGAAGATAACAGGGAAATAAATGATAAGGATGACAATCTCTATTTCTGGTTTCCTTTATTGGCTG GTTTGTCAGAACTTAGTTTTGACCCTAGGCCCGAAATCAGAAAGAGTGCCTTGCAAGTGCTTTTTGAAACTTTACGCAATCACGGTCACCTGTTCTCCCTACCATTGTGGGAACGTGTGTTCGAATCTGTTCTTTTCCCAATATTTGACTATGTTCGGCATGCTATTGATCCTTCTGGTGAGAACTCACCAGATGGAGAGGATGGTGATACTGGTGAGCTTGATCAAGATGCCTGGCTCTACGAGACATGCACATTGGCTCTCCAATTGGTGGTAGATCtttttgtgaaattttataGCACGGTCAATCCACTTCTGAAGAAAGTTTTGACGCTTTTAGTAAGCTTTATTAAGCGTCCTCACCAAAGCCTTGCTGGTATTGGCATTGCTGCCTTTGTTCGGTTGATGAGCAATGCGGGTGTTCTATTTTCTGATGAGAAGTGGCTAGAAGTTGTTTTATCATTGAAAGATGCTGCAAATTCAACACTACCTGATTTCTCTTTCATAAGTGGTGAGGATGCCATTGTTAGAAACATCGAAGTATCTTCCAGCAGGGAGAATAATGGAGAGGCTGCTGTGTCTGGTATTCCTGACGAAGATTCAGAGAGATCTAGGACCCAACATCTTTATGCTTGTATATCTGACGTTAAGTGCAGGGCTGCTGTTCAGCTTTTATTGATTCAG GCGGTAATGGAGATTTATAACATGTATCGATCTCACTTCTCAGCAAAAAACATCTTAGTTCTCTTTAGTGCATTGCAAGATGTAGCATCACATGCTCACAAGATAAACAGCAACACCACACTGCGTTCAAAGCTACAAGAGTTTGGCTCCATGACCCAAATGCAAGACCCTCCACTTTTACGGCTAGAAAATGAGTCTTATCAGATGTGCCTCACATTGCTACAAAATCTCATTGAGGACAAATCTCCAAGTTATGAGGAGTCTGAGGTAGAGTCCCACCTTGTTGGTCTCTGCCAGGAGGTTTTACAGTTCTACATCGAAAGCTCACAGTTTGGTCAGATATCAGAATCATCTGCTAGTGGCCAGCCCCATTGGAAGATTCCGTTAGGTTCTGGGAGACGCAGAGAATTGGCAGCACGAGCGCCTCTTATAGTGGCAACTCTTCATGCAATATGTGGTTTGGGAGAGACTTCATTTGAAAACAACTTGGCTCATTTCTTTCCGCTACTTTCAAACTTAATAAGCTGCGAACATGGATCAAATGAGGTGCAAGCTGCCCTCAGCGACATGCTCAGTTCATCAGTGGGTCCTATTTTGCTTCGGTCATGTTGA
- the LOC133034254 gene encoding uncharacterized protein LOC133034254 encodes MGARRGVGPGTNVSVQFDPWLADESQPWVTSRATGMETWTVNNLMVVGERAWDLEVISDIFNDRDKEIIIRTNIDQDTPMDTWYWHKDLYGFYTVREAYRLLHHSEITNTSESEIKIWKIAWKLHVPPKVHQLMWRALSGCLGTKVQLTTKHIPLDQACPMCNQEELLMVLWAIWYARNEVVWRDKSMSAAEVILLARVALNQWRNAQQRRMGSLLVPTGSREDLEHWVKPVMEKIKVNVDGAIFASDGRFGAAGVAVVLKSATWRELVRWEGADVREVACAGWLGADEVVPARKEAAAGRTRGRS; translated from the exons ATGGGAGCTCGTCGGGGGGTTGGTCCAGGTACGAATGTTAGTGTTCAATTTGACCCGTGGCTTGCGGATGAGTCTCAACCGTGGGTTACTTCTAGAGCTACTGGTATGGAGACGTGGACGGTTAATAATCTCATGGTGGTAGGAGAACGGGCTTGGGATTTAGAGGTGATTTCAGATATATTCAATGACCGAGATAAAGAGATCATCATTCGAACTAATATTGATCAGGATACTCCTATGGATACTTGGTATTGGCATAAGGATCTTTATGGATTCTATACTGTGAGGGAGGCATATCGGTTGCTGCACCATTCAGAGATCACTAACACTAGTGAGTCTGAGATTAAGATATGGAAAATTGCATGGAAGCTTCATGTCCCTCCCAAAGTGCACCAACTCATGTGGCGTGCTTTATCTGGTTGCTTGGGTACTAAGGTTCAACTTACCACCAAACATATTCCTCTAGACCAAGCTTGTCCTATGTGTAACCAG GAAGAATTGCTCATGGTTCTTTGGGCAATTTGGTATGCCCGAAATGAGGTGGTTTGGCGGGACAAATCAATGTCAGCGGCGGAGGTTATTCTATTGGCAAGAGTAGCCCTTAATCAATGGAGAAATGCTCAACAAAGGAGAATGGGGTCTCTACTTGTTCCTACGGGTTCAAGAGAGGACTTAGAGCATTGGGTGAAACCAGTTATGGAAAAGATTAAGGTTAATGTCGATGGTGCAATCTTTGCAAGTGATGGTCGATTTGGAGCGGCAGGGGTGGCTGTTGTCCTcaaaa GTGCCACTTGGCGCGAGCTGGTTCGTTGGGAAGGAGCTGACGTGCGTGAGGTGGCGTGCGCTGGTTGGTTGGGCGCTGACGAGGTGGTGCCAGCTAGGAAGGAGGCAGCTGCTGGGCGCACGCGTGGCAGGTCGTGA
- the LOC115706358 gene encoding probable calcium-binding protein CML23 has product MLVFFVALQKRAKTLFQQLRAVGLIRGRKKTKRNRKLWPSLDASATEAMEVSSQFKRVFEVIDENGDGKISPSELSEVLLCLGYNKSIATKEAEGMVREMDCNGDGFVDLDEFLDVMINCNHNSNNRTTDNNSDEKQDNDDDGEDHDHLLDAFLVFDTDKNGKISAKELRRVLVRLGCDKCSLGECRRMIQGVDKDGDGFVDFEEFRLMMTRSTD; this is encoded by the coding sequence ATGTTGGTCTTCTTTGTAGCTCTCCAAAAGAGGGCAAAAACCCTTTTTCAGCAGCTTAGAGCAGTGGGGTTGATCCGTGGACGTAAGAAGACTAAGCGGAACAGGAAACTTTGGCCTAGTCTTGATGCATCAGCCACAGAAGCCATGGAAGTCTCCAGCCAGTTTAAGCGAGTTTTCGAGGTCATAGACGAAAACGGTGACGGGAAAATATCCCCATCAGAGCTCAGTGAAGTGCTGTTATGTCTCGGCTACAATAAATCTATTGCCACCAAGGAGGCCGAAGGAATGGTCAGAGAAATGGACTGTAATGGAGATGGGTTTGTAGACTTGGATGAGTTCTTGGACGTTATGATCAATTGCAatcataatagtaataatagaaCTACTGATAATAATTCTGATGAAAAGCaggataatgatgatgatggtgaggACCATGATCACCTCTTGGATGCTTTCCTTGTTTTTGATACAGACAAGAACGGTAAGATTTCAGCCAAGGAGTTAAGACGGGTTCTGGTCAGGCTTGGATGTGATAAATGTAGTCTTGGAGAGTGTAGAAGAATGATCCAAGGTGTGGATAAGGATGGTGATGGCTTCGTTGATTTTGAAGAATTTAGGTTGATGATGACCAGGTCTACAGATTAA